One Candidatus Hydrogenedens sp. genomic window, CTTGTCTGCAATCCATGTAATACCTATGGGCAGTGTGAAAGAAGACACTCCTAATTGAATGTATAACAAAAACAATCCAACGAGGGTGCCCAAACAAAAACCTATAATTGCACTTCGTCCTGTATATTGTCTGGAAACCATTCCTAACATCATAGGAACAGCCACAGGACCCGTTGCGACACCGAATAGAGTTACCATTACACGGAACATATTTTCTGCTTTACCACGACTTAATAATACGCCAATTCCCAGAGCCAGTATCCCAACCAGTAGTGTGCTTATTCTACCTATCCATACCAGTTCTTTTTCAGGAGCATTATTACGCAGCAACCTTTTGTAGATATCCTGCGTGATAACACTGGCACATACATTGAAGTCACTACTGAGGGTGGACATAGTGGCAGAAAACATGGCAGAAATGAGTAAACCTAACATCCCCGCAGGTAATAGTTTCGAACAAAGTATCGGATAAATGTCCCCAGCATCATTTAATTCTGGGACAATTAGTTTACCTGCAAAAGCAGGGAAAAACATAATGGGAGGACCGATAATGTATAACAAAATTACAGTTAGCCCTACCTTTTGCACCTCTTTTTCGTCTCGCACGCAATAGTATCTCTGAATAAGAGACCAGTTAATACTACTCCATGAAAAGGCATACAAAATAATGAGAGGAATTACGTAACTCCATGGAAATTCATCGTTGGTCAGGCGAAAAAAACCTTCAGGGGTATTTTCAAAGATTTTTGTAATTCCACCTGCATGGTAAATCGAAAGCGGAAGAATAACCAGTAGCCCTGCCCCTAACACAATAAACTGGATGAAATCAGTAATAGTGACAGCCCATAGCCCTCCTAAAAAGGTGCAAAGCATAATAATACCACCAACCAAAGCGATAGAGTAGGTAATAGGTATGTTTGTAATGATGGAAACAAACTTTCCTGTGGCAAAGAGTTTTAAACTATCATCTACGATTTTAACAGGCACACCCTGCCATACCAAGATTTGTCGTAGTGTGCCGTTATATCGTTCCTCGATAAACTCAACAGGGCTATTTACGCGAAGTCTTCGCCAACGCCATCCGAAAATATAAGCACTATATATCGTTGCTGGCACAGCTACCCAGAGCAGGGTAATTCCGACCCAGCCGTATTTATAGCATAGGGATGGATAAAATACAAATGCGGCAACACTGAAACTGGTCATCCAGAAGGAGACACCACTCAACCACCACGGGATACGATTCCCTCCTTTAAAGTAGTCTTTCAATTGTTGAATATAACGGTAGGAATAAAGGCTAACCCCTAACATAAGAGTGAAATAGAAAACGATTAATATCCAGTCTGGGAGAGATAATGATTTGCTAACAAAGTTCATGGTTCCTTCCTCCTTGGAATGGTGGTTATTCTTTTCATCCCTGGAATTATTTGAAACAGCCCAAAGAGCGAAGATATTTTACGGAATTTTCAATGGCTTCTTTTGTCTGGGCTTCGTTAAGTTCCACTCCCTTAATTCCTTCAAACTCAATGGTGATAGGGCCGTTATAATGGTGTTCTTTTAAGATTTTTAATATTTCCGGAAAATTAACTTTTCCCTGTCCTAATGCGGGGAAATTCCATGTTTCTAATTCGCCCGTATGGTCTTTAAACTCAACCGTGGCTACATAAGGTATAGATTTTTTTAGTTCTGTTACGGCATCTGTGTTCTGGTTATAGTAAGTTATATTCCCAGTATCGAAATTTACGCGGACACGGGGATGGTTAATTGCTTTCATCGTCTCAACTTGAACATCGCCATTTGTCCCTAAATCGGGGTGTGTCTCTAACACAAGGGTAACATTATATTTTTCGGCAATATCTCCAGCACGACGCAATCTCTCATATACAACTTCCTTAGGTGTTTCCTGTCGTTTCGCAGAGAGGAATAAGAAATGCACCCCCATCTGTGAACATACCTTAAACTGTTCTTCCAATTGCTGGACACAAGTGTCTTGTGTTAGGTCTGCTTCACCACGCATGACAAGTACTTTTAAGTTGTGTTCGTTTAGTTTCTTTACCATATCTGCAACCTGGTCTGCAGGTGGAACTGAAATAAATAGATATTTTACGCCGATAGATGGCAGATGTGTCCACGCACTTTCTTGATAGTTCCCATAACTTGACAGACGCACACCAATCGGCGGACAAAATTCTTCTTCTGCAAATGTAGAAATAGTTGTCATGATGAATAAAACAAAAACAATAACATATCCCCAACGCATTTCTTTTTTCCTTATATAAGTGTAATTTAAAATTTATCTTACATAAATGATATTAAAAAGACATAAAATGTTTCAATAAAAACAATAATTCATGCTCTTCCAATAAATCTATTAAAGATGGGGTCTGTCACCAGAATATAGATTCTTTGATTGCGGTTAAGAGACGCAACATGTCTTCAGGGAAAACATGTCCAATATTACCTATGCGGAATGCGTCTAATCCTGTAAGTTTACCTGGATATATTACAAATCCCTTTTCTTTGAGTAGTTGGTAGAATTTTTTATTGTGAACAACACATGGAATGTCCAGATATTCTGTGATTTTTACAATACGCTCACCGTATGCACCATTGGTAAGTACCCGTAGTTTTACTTTCCCCCTTTGTATTATTGTGCCAATAGCAGATTACACAGCAAAAGTTCCACTGCCCTGTATTAAAATTTAAACATATCCATAAATCGGCGTATTTCATCACGAATTATCTCAAAGTCAAAATCTTTGAAGGCTTCCTCAAAAGCAGATACAGGTGATATAGAGCCAAAGTCAACAGTAGTCCCTGCCCAATCACATATTATTCCTTTTAGTCCATCCCTATAAACAATTTTATTGTTGGTTTTCATAATTATTCCTTAACGATATTTGTTTTGTGTAAAAAAATAGGAAATCCATGCAGAGAATAATAAGGGATGTTAAAAGAAAAACGCAATAATCAGATTTCCATAATCAAAAGAGGCCGACAAGTCTGATTTGTTTACCGATAAAAAACTACTTTCTAATGTCTTTTTCACAAGTTTTCTGTATGGCTTTTCGCCAACCTTCTAATGCGGCTTGTCGTTGGTCTTCATTCCATTGAGGTTCAAAAATACGACTGACCCGCCACCGTTTTCGCAACTCATCTTGATTATCCCAGAAACGAGTAGCCAATCCTGCAAGGTAGGCAGCACCTAAAGCGGTGGTTTCAAGAGTAGAACCGCGGATAACGGGTTTCCCTAAAACATTGGCTTGATGTTGTAATAAGAAATTGTTTGCAGAGGCTCCACCATCGACACGAAGTTGTGTAATTTTCGTGTTTGCATCTTGTTCCATGGTAAAGACAACATCCGCAGATTGATAAGCAATGGATTCCAGAGCCGAACGGACAATATGTGCCCGTGAAGTTCCGCGCGTAATACCTGTAATAACTCCCCGTGCATGCATATCCCAATAAGGAGCACCTAATCCAACGAATGCAGGAACTAAGTAAACGCCACCTGTGTCCGGTACAGACATGGCAATTTCTTCGCTTTCCGCGGAACTTTGTATT contains:
- a CDS encoding sugar phosphate isomerase/epimerase family protein codes for the protein MRWGYVIVFVLFIMTTISTFAEEEFCPPIGVRLSSYGNYQESAWTHLPSIGVKYLFISVPPADQVADMVKKLNEHNLKVLVMRGEADLTQDTCVQQLEEQFKVCSQMGVHFLFLSAKRQETPKEVVYERLRRAGDIAEKYNVTLVLETHPDLGTNGDVQVETMKAINHPRVRVNFDTGNITYYNQNTDAVTELKKSIPYVATVEFKDHTGELETWNFPALGQGKVNFPEILKILKEHHYNGPITIEFEGIKGVELNEAQTKEAIENSVKYLRSLGCFK